Part of the Phragmites australis chromosome 23, lpPhrAust1.1, whole genome shotgun sequence genome is shown below.
CACCATCCATCAGAAAACCTAACCTAACCTAAACAAGACACTAGTAGTACTAATCGAAGAAGCTTCAAGGAGTGGCCCCGCGGTTCATATCGGACAAGCCGCCGCCAGCAGCGGAGGCAACGGCCACCTAGAACTCCTGGGAGGCGGAACCGATCTCAGCCTTGTCCTTGCCGCCAGCCTTCTTGGGCAACAGCGTCTGGTGAATGTTGGGCAGCACCCCTCCGGCAGCGATGGTGACGGCGCCCAGCAGGCGGCTGAGCTCCTCGTCGTTGCGCACCGCGAGCTGGATGTGGCGCGGCACGATccggttcttcttgttgtcgcGCGCCGCGTTCCCGGCCAGCTCCAGCACCTGCAGCACCACCGCGCCGCCGGCGATGACGAGATCACGTCAGGATTCAGACACTACACTCCTTCCTTGCGGTGGAACCAACGGGGaggaaagagaagagaaggaaagggcCTCGAGGAACGGAGGGAGGGGGCGGGGGTTTACCTCTGCGGCGAGGTACTCGAGGACGGCGGAGAGGTAGACGggcgcgccggcgccgacgcGCTCGGCGTACTTGCCGGTCTTGAGGTACCTGGCGATACGCCCGACGGGGAACTGCAGCCCGGCCTTGGACGACCGCGACACCGCCTTGGTGCCCTTCGCCTTGCCCCTTCCGCCGCCGgaactcatcttcctcctcgctCGTAGATCGTCTGGTCGGCGGAGAGATCGCTGGTGCTGCGGCGGTTGTGGTGTGCGATGAGGAATGGGATTGTGGGGCGGCGAGGCGTGTTTATGTAGATGCCAAGGCGGCGCGTGATTGGCGGAGCTCAAGGGCCGCGGATCGCTGACGTGGCGGAGCGTCCGGGCCGTCGGATCGGGAGGCGGGCGGGCGGGGTGGAGGGGCGGGATTTCGTTTTCGCGCGCGAGGCGTGAATTTTTTCGGGTTTTCGCGCGGCCGGCGCGGTTTGGAGGCCGAATTTGGAAAGGCGATTAGCGGGCGCGTGATAATTTCTCCCTTTTGTCCGAGGCGGAACCGCATCCTTGGCCGAGCATTCGAGCAACATCAGAAGCGCACAGTAAGTCGTGAGAGAGGATACAGTTCTCTGACATGCACAGGACTGGAGTTTACTTGTCACCAATATGGATTGAAATCCTCTAACATTATGACGTGCTCACTGACATATATATCTTCACATGTGGTAACTATGTCTAATAGTACGGTAGAGAAAATAGATCTCATCAAAATGTTATATGATTCTACTATTTACATAGCTACTACAGCAATAACTATTGTCTACCAATTATGATCGAACGGTTCAAAACTGCCCAACTGCACTTGACGTTTAAAGACCCAACGTCAGATGATCTCACAAGACGGCGTGGGCGCGCACATGGCTGTGCTAGGTTGGATTCGCACGGTGCCTGGTTGGTGGTGGTGGGCTCAGGCCCGGTTCTCGCTGACGTGTAGGTGATGGACAGGTTGAGCCTTCCTAGGCTGGATGAGGTAGTTCGGTGCGGGCTCAAATGGGTTTATTTTGGGTAGGACTTGATTTGGGCCCAACTATTGGGCCAGGTCTGACGCAAGACGACAAGAGGCATTCGTTCGTTCAACAAGCGTTAATGCACTGCACCACCTCCAACTCCCAACGAGGGAAAGCATGACGAAATATAGTGCCGGTTTAAAGCAGGCACAGCGGTCCATACCAGGCGCCGTGTAGTGTCTAACGTGGACGAGAGAGAAGCGAGAGAAAGAGGTCATTACCTCACGGAACTACATGTTGTTATAGTTTATGTTGTTGCGATGGATATGTGTTACAAATAAAAGAGAGGTGTGGAGATAGCTAAAAAAGATAACTTGTTACAAGAATTTTTTCTTTAGTCGTCTCGAGATTAGGAGGCTCTGCACCCCCCTGCACAGTTTATCCTTTGCCCTTGGAGCATGTTCAACCGACCATCCATCACGGATATGTGATTAATGCAGAGGGGTCACTGTTACACAATAAAATGAGTCTACCGCTACAGTTATttgctgtagcgaaaatggtcttattaggtcctgattgtgattttggtaattaatgataacaaaGTCAATGGaattaatatgtttgtcaaaaatatatgttagtaggtctcatggatgcaatacatcaagaagtcactacagccgagataaagtttgattgagtAGGAAAAAGTCTCAGAGAAATTAttctcaccgaaaggtctggcgctggaagaattgcactcactagagcattttgtccagaggcagtttgcctcaccggatgatccggtgataaggAATATACACGTCGAAGTAATTCTGTCAGAAGAAGacagagtggattgcactcaccggaagatccggtgatcagaagagatgtacaccgaactatttaacagaagcttggtattaTCGGAGCAAATGGATTATAaggcaccagatgatccggtgatgaaatGGAAatcacatcggagcatttgtgacttgtgtcacggtgcagaagactataactcaccggatagtccggtgatgaagtgatgcacaccggaagcttcaccggagcatttaacggAATGTGTGAAAAatccagaaaagaagaagttctacacactggaaggtccgatgatgaagacagtgcacaccaaAGTATTTTATGTAGAGAAAAATTTTGGCGCGgtctggctcaggataactcaccggatagtccagtgatgaaggaggagtatacaccggacaatccggtgttcagaagaactctgagtggagttccaacggctagtttcttagaatgtacacaccggatggtccggtacttGTACCTCAattaacgccggatcatccggtgttcgcagaatatgtgagccgttgggataacggctagtccgcggggttgaggctataaatacccttccactcattcatttgaagtagctggagtccagagaaatcttgtacacctaagaagacatccaagttaTCCAAGAGCATAAAATGTTCATctaagacgattaagcacaccattaatgagtgattagtgcttatagacctagagagaaaACTTGCTagatgctgcaacctagagtgtggatcaaggagtggtCCAAAAGTGTACTGAtaggtacgtcggcaccttaaAGTCTTTATGACTTGTCGGTAACtcgttgaccctccgacttggtatggagcggtggcaagagaATTGTGCGGGAACTCGGAGGCCcatgtctttgtgactaaagctccaaagtgaagacggcttataagtgaccggaagagaagttagtggtgagacctcatcttgatggcttggtggctcaccgtgcttgaggtcttgtcttggttacttggtatctcaagagccgtgactggaagagacATTGGCGACTAGaaatatatcctttgtggagctccaacgtggactagaggtggcttgtgtgtcaccgataccacgggataaaaatccctcgtgctGAGTTTTTCTATCTACCTTATTTaagtttccacatttacttacttgcaatttaccttgcgaTTCTATCAAGCGGTAGAATaggcacactagataagcctagagcacatttagatagaaattgagatagacttatcttgtgaaagttttggagccaatagtttttaagtgtcctaattcaccccccttaggacgtcctcgattcTCTTCACTCTGCATTAATTGATCACCAGTTACTATAGAAGTAGTATTTCAATGTACTACAGACATTATGGACTGTAGCGTTTTACTGTATCAATCGATCACATCCATCCATCGTGAAACCGACAGCTCTAAGTGGGAGCTAATGCAGAGAATTTATCCGTCCTCTGCATTAGCTCCTCTACTGCAGAGCATCCTTGTCCATCCATTCGATAGCCAAATCCAGCAAATTCGCCCATGCATTTTGTCAGGCATGCTATCCTGCTACGCCACCCCCTGCACCCCCCGCATATCATATCTAGCGTCTCCCTCCCGCATGCCATCCTCCAACCGCCCACTCTCCCCTGTGCACTCCCGCCACGATTCGGCCTCCACAGCTCCACACCGAGAAACGAACACCTCCGACCTCCGTGGCTCCCCCGACGTCGCCGGCCTTGTGGCTCCCCTCCAGCCTCCATGGCTCGGCCTAGCATCCCCGCGGCACCCTTCCTCGTTCCTATCGTGCCCTCTGTCTCTATCCCATGCAAGTGGATTTGGGCAGATTAGGAACGATCTCCGAAATTTCCCCAAATCCTAACCGCCCTAAACTCTATCGCCTTGCCCTACTTCCTCATCTGCCACATATATATAggtgggaggggtgctcggagGGGggatctgattttttttttctcttgtgcGGAAGCTCTGTTGCTCTGAAGTTTCGCCGCACGCCGCGAGTTCGCCATCGCCGCTGCCCATCTGGTTCAGCTCGACCTACTGTCCACCTTCGTGTGGTCAAGTCGGGGAACCTCGTGTGCTCATCGCTGGCCATGGTTTTGTCTTTTTGTGCTGTTCGGCCATTGTGCCGCCGCGTTTTTTGTTTATGTGTCGCGTGCTGCTGTGCCTTGTCGGTCCGGCCACCGTGTCTTTCTCGGTGTTTATTGCGCGCCGTTGTGCCATTGTGCTCCCCTCTGTGTTGATGTTTGCCGCCGGCCACACGCCGTGGATGCCACGGTCCGGCCAAATGCTGTGGATGCCCCGCTCTGGTTGCGCATCGTTGAAGCCTCGAGCTCCAGCCACACCGTTATAGCCTTGGGCCCCGGTCGCACTGCGCTGTTGAAGCTCAGGTCCCGGTCGCGCGTGTCTGCATGCTATCGTGTTTGTTTCTCTGAGTATTGCCTGGTGCTTATGCTTGAAGCCCGGTCATCATGTTCCTGTCTGCGTGTTGTCACCGGTGTTGTCTGATGATCCGTGTGAGGCCCGCCGCTTTGTCGCCGTTATGTGCCTATGACTGAGGCCAGCCACTCGCTGGGAAATTCTGAGGCTACCTTCCTGGGTGACCaatgcttcctgggaaggatgTTGCTACCTTGCTGAAATGCAATACAAGAAACCTAGCTTGCAGCAGTAGAAATTCGAGTGGGGTGAGTAATTTCAAACATTCTTTGTTGTTTCTGTTTCCTAGTGTTTCTTGAAGATAGCAGCATGGCCACACTTACCTTTTTGTACAGAGAAAAAGTGAATGAGAACATAATTAGAAAGTTGTATCTTCTACAATCACAATTAGAGATGCAACAATGCAAGCTTTCTCCACTGTTGAAAGTTCAGTTCTGATCAATTGGATACTCTCAGAATTCAATAAGGCAAAATTATGTTGGAAGAATTCTTTTTTCCACCCCAAATATAGTAATTAGAAAATTTCCTCTTGCAAATTCCAAATCTTCTGCTGCAATGACTAGACTACGTTTGATTTTTGCAGGCTTATCATTTATTTCACACTTCCTGCCTTTTACACTGGACTATTTTGTGCCAATATGAGATGCTGACTGACCAAATAGCAAGCAAGGGTAAGAGCAATCGAGGAAGAAAGGCGAAAAATGCACCTAAGAAGAGCAAAATAACATCCATCCTTTGCCCAGAATGCCAGGGAACATGAATCCATGTTGAGGGAGATGAACTTGAAAGGCCAACTATTTCTTTATCTGAGGTTTGCAGCATTTTGTCACTCCTTTCTAGTTATCTacctacttttttttctttcagggAGCATGCTTTAGATTTTGTTTGTGTAAATCAAATACGGTGCACCTGAAAATTGGGTGGTTTGTTGACACTTGCAGATGTTTCGCTTTAAGCTGAAAGCCACTGAAGCTCAGAAAGCATGGCTGAAGAGTCCCGAAGTGCTTGAGAACTGTTCCACTGGGCTTCATTTCCCCTCTGAACATGTGGAGAACTCTGAGGTAGCTTTAGAAGCACACACTGTTCCAATTCATTTTTGATGAGACATGGATTGGAATTCACTAGTCACAGCACAACCATTTGCTGCAGGAGAAGGTGATACCGCTGAAGTCGCTTCCTTTCTACGTTGCGGATGGGTAGGGATATACTTGGGTAAGCTCGCCATTGGCAGATATACCAGAGGAGCCTGCCAGAGATGTTGTATAAATTTGCTAGAGCAGTTGTAAATAAGCTGGCTAGACATTGACACTAGAGTTTGCCTGATGTTTGTAATGGAATTGTTTCGTGACTTTGTTAACCTGTTTCCGCCAGATACTATTTATTGTACGAAAGAGGTGGTGACAAGAACGACGACAAATCCAAGAGTATTTGCAGGACGGACTGTGACGGCTCATTGCGATGTTGTAGAGTAAACACAATATGTAGTTAAGGAGATACAATAAAAAATGTTCGTTAAAAATATAGTTATTATAAATATAGCCgttaaaaatatatagttaaTTACAAGATATTACTAAAATATAGGAGAGTGAAATATAGATGATAGTATATAGATAGTTTGTTAGAGTACGAAAAGATATGAAGCGAGAATCTTTAAAGCATTCTATATAAAGATATGAAATGTATAATTTAACTAATCTTCTGAAGATGCTCTTAGGCCAACTCCAACGAAATCCTTAAATCCGTAAATTCTAGTACTACAGTACTTTGTAGTCTACTATAGCACTAGAAATTCATCTCCACAAATCCCCTCTCTAGTGCTACAGTtcgctacagtgttgcggagagaGTATGGTGCTGTACATTTTCCGTTTATTGTACCAGTACTGTAgacagaggctgacagtgggttTGGAGGGAagaaaagagtagtagaagataagaaatagggtagctgttgaagatgaaaaaataaaggatactgtaatagtgacagaggatgctgtaatagtgtttttaggatgaaaatttaagatagctgctggagatagccTTAGTGATCTATCTACCGCTAATCCTTATCTATTCTCTCTCGTACGGATTTTAGTAAAACCCGGACCCGAATAATTTCACTATTTTCTCTCACGTGATTTTTGGTAACCGGCTTGGAACTCAGGAATTTCACACGAAGTAGGTCGATTCTTGTAGAAATCATGGAAAAAACTTCAAGCGTTCTAGACGTGTATAAATTGtagttttaattaaaaattctGTGTTACGAGCTAAGAAAACACTAAAACATCATcctcaaaatataaaaaacaataTCGAGTTCCGAACAGTCATACACTGATCTCGATATTTCAGAACAGTCATACACTGGTACAACGAGAAAAGGACAAATTAATTACTCCCCTTCTCCCCAAATtacatgtgtgtatatatatatatatatatatatatatatatatatattaattactccccttctcccccaaaataaataaaagctaAGTAAATAACAAACCAGCTTCCAAGAACGACACCCGGCTGGATCAGTTGTTGAGGGCCCTGCAGTTCCTCCTGATCTCCCCCTGCCCGCCGGTGAGCACGCCGACGCGGCCCATCTTGCGCACGGCGTTCTTGAACTCCTCGAGGAAGTACCCCTGCCTCGTGAGCCGGTGGATCATGCCCGCGGCGCGGCGGTCCGTGAGCAGCgccgcgtcggaggcgaagagGCCGCGGCCGAGCTTGAGGTTCACGTAGTAGTGCGCGTCGAACCGGGCGGCGCTGCCGGGGTCCATGGGCACCGCGGTGGCGTTGTTGCTGGAGGCGGACGGGCCGCACTGGGCGCGCAGCTGCGCGGCGTAGGCGGCGTTGAGGGTCGGGTCCGCGCCGGCAGCGAAGTTGGAGAGGCGGGCGGCGAAGACGTTGCAGTGGCCGACGCCGATGGTGTGCGCGCCTGCGGTCATGCACGTACATGGACGACAAAAATGGAGATTAGCTCATTAGCATATGATTGTTTTGAAAGGGAATTTATATTTATCAGGTGCTATCCTAAGTATATTTCATATTATACAATCAAGTGAAAATTTTACTATAGAGTATTAATAGCAAAATTTTACTGTCGTCACAAAATATTCTCATCGCAAaaacaattatatatatatatatatacacacacacttcATTTATATCAACTATGAATTAAACTAAGCGTATGTACTCCTTAACTAATTAACAGGTACAGCCAAGTGCAATGGATTAGTGGCTTTTTTAACCCTCCACATTAGGGTACGGTTACAAACCTAGAATTTCACAATTAAATATGGGTCCGTCtcgatctcttaaaagattcAATTATATTTCTTAGAGAGTTTTGTCATTATATATACGAGGTAACACCCCTCATTATAATcaaagatgaataaagaatagacaaaCTTTCTTATATATTATGTCTCCTTTTGCAATCGCTTTTTCGAGGAATCGCTAAACTATACCCGGTAGCAACGATTTCTCAACACGTCATCAGTATGAAGCTCTGCCGAAGACCAATCTAACAGAACAGATCTGCACTGCATCGAGCGGGCAAGTTATGACCGAGCCTATATACCCTACACAGCACAAATCATTCGCAAGGATTGAAATGTACGATCTGTTCGGTATGTATACTCGCTGCTACTGTTTTTTTGCATCAAAATTTATCTGTATCGCATAAACAGTAGCGAATACGCATAAACAGTAGTGAGTATGTAGCATCGTCGCTATGAAGAAAAGAATCGATCGCATAAACACTAGTGATCGCAACAGTAGAAAATAGATCGCATCGGTGGGGTCCGCGGCCACCACCATGTGCCGTCGATCGGCAAACCGGCGGCCACCCCCTATGCACAGATCAGAGAACGGCACTGTCATGCACTGCCATCGTCGCTCGAAGCCACGCTCGGCCGCTGTCGCTTGAAGTCGACCACCTGCAACCACCTACGGCACGCCGTCACCCTCACTTCGCCGCACCGAATCTCCACGGGCCACCTGCGCCGCTTTGCGCCTACAGCCACCCAGCTAGAAGACACCGTCGATGTGCTTGACACTCCCGCACAAGAGTCGTCGTATGCCACTGCCTCTCCGGCCTTGTAGCTTGTCGGCCCCGCACGAGCACTGGTTGTCGCCAGATCTAGTGTTTGGAAACCCTAAATGCCCCGGTTTTTAGAAGAGGCGGGCGGGCCAAGCTGGACCAGGCCAGCCCGAATATTAAGAAGGTTGGCCCATGGGTGAAAAACCAAAGGAAAAttgagaaaggaaaagaaaaaaaaaatcagatatgTGCATTTAGCCCCCTGGGTTTTCCTGGTATTCGAGTACAATCCCTGTCTTTTGCATTTAGGCCCCTAGTTGTTTAGAAAAGCATCCAGATGCTCTGATTTTGTAAATTAGACCCTGTGGTTTCTAGAGTATCACACAAATCCTGGAATTTTATGTATAAACCCTTGGACTTTATGGAGAATCCTGAAAATACTTTTTCCGCATGAAAGTacctctagaatttgaattttgcattatttgcaattatgcagtatttatttctatgttatttttactgtttaaattgcatgttatgcatttaaatttagtaaaattcatataatagcatagaaaatatcagaaaatttgCATTAATCTAATTTAGCAatatgatgcaactttactagtagtaatttTTGCGTTATTAAatgtagatggctggcatcatGAACAAGTAGTTTGCTGAGCTAAGTGCtgatggccgcaactatctcacttgggcatcggaTGTCCGGATTGTATTGGGAACGAAAAGACTCCGCACTATAATTGGCCTATGAACAAAtagtgcaatggttcccacaaaggatgagaatgatcagacactttattttctctgccaccatctctctcccactttgaaggatgagtacataaCAATAACTAGTGCTAAGCTCTATTGGACGCACTGTTGAGCATTTTGAgcgtcttaagtacaccattaagcctctcgcagagcaagaatgggtccggcTCCGTTTTTATGACTtcaagcatgtcagagagtacaactctgTGCTGCACCGCATTTGCACACTATTGTATCTCTGTGAGAAAGAGATCAcataagagaagaaaattgagaagactctctccactttccacccgaatgcgGCAGAATCCGCATGTAATCATCGTCAATCGAATTAtaagaagtattctgaattgattgatgtgttgcaactacatgaagttcatgacgaagtcataaataagaacttcttatcctAGCCGTAAGGGAAGAGCAGTGTCCTAAAAGTCAATCACAACTCTTTCAAAGCGCGTAAGAACCGCAATAAGAAGCGGgggaagggaggaaagaaagtggtgacAGACAAAGTCAAAACTGGTGACAGACAAAGTCAAAACTGGTGATGATAGtagcaagacaaagaaagaagtcaagctatatggtgagcagaaccagacatgctataagtgcgATGTTTGGGGTCATTGGTcccgaatctgcaaagcaccaaagcatgttgtgtaagcataccagaagaagaagaaggagcagccagaagcacacctcaccattgcattGAGGATGGAAGTGGACAAAGCAAAAATAGTTGAAAGGGAAGaatctcacatggaagttgataaCTCTCCCGCACTGGTAGTgaaagacctcccaatgaaaGATGCGAGGCCTCTAGtttgccctcctccactgccataGATGATGTCGTAATGCatgaagcggaaaagaaagccattgaagatgaagtgaccggatatttcgcagactctctctagaattagagtaattagccatttacttagttgctgaatttagaaaGGTTTagtgaataaatgtaagctctagaagagtAATCTTAgttgcaaataatttttttttatagttaatAAGGCATTTAGTCTTGTTGTTACTTTctcgcatgtgaatgattgaatgctttatttatagaatatgtgtgacacccgtatggaggaagtgtgtattgtggatagtgtaactacaaacaccatcttaagagaaaagatgtattttcagtctattagaaatagctctgtAAAAGTAATGACTATCACTGGTAGTAATAAATGCATAGTAGATTCTGAAAGATCTACAGTCATACTACCTATAAGAACTACTTTGCATATTGAAGAAGCATTATTGTACTCTGAATCTACAaggaatctcttaagttttaaagacattcaTGCTAATGGTTTCCATGTAGAAAATGGTGgagaagatggtagggagtacatatacatcactaagcgtgatagtgaagtgagaatactagaaaaacttcccttatgagcagtggcttgtactacactcgcattagggtacctgaagtgttcactaccttgaaAACTATGTTTCGTAGTACAtaattattctccctatggcatgatagattagaTCACCTTGGTCTTaaaatgatgaggaacataattactaactcacaaagTCATCGCATAAATCTGAAGAATTTCTCGAATCaaaaagattttgtatgccctgcacGTGTTACCGGGAATTAATAATAAGgccgtctaccttgaaggtacaagataaAATCCCTACATTCCTGGACCGAATCCAGgaggatatttgtggtcctattcagaCGCTTTCTGGCCTATTTcagtactttatggtattaattgAAGCATCCTCaaagtggtcgcatgtatgtctattatctacccacAATCACgcatttgcaaagttgatctcgtagatcatacaaatcaagaATAATTTTCTGGATCATCAAGTgaagtccattagaatggataatgctggagaatttacttcttAAGCGTTCACTGATTATTGCATTGGTATGAGAATTAAAGTTAAACATTCTATACCGTatgtccacactcagaatggactagccgaagcgttgataaagagaataaagttcattgctagactGTTattgcagcactgtaatttgcctgctacatgttggggacatGCAGTCTTATACGCGGTAgctctcattaattatagaccatcctcctacAATAttcattcacctatgcaactagtgcaaggggtaatttcaaagatttcccatttacgcaaatttagATGTAtagtttatgtgccaatactgCCGCTGCAACTGCTATGGGACATTTGAGGAAAGTTagaatatatgtcggttatgagactgcatttataatccgatatttagaatCAACAACTAGAAATCTACATACAACCCACTTCGTTGACtgcattttttatgaaaatatttttccatcattaggggaggaaatatacccttggataaAAAAATGTCGAAAAATTATATGACAGGCTGAA
Proteins encoded:
- the LOC133906667 gene encoding probable histone H2AXb; translation: MSSGGGRGKAKGTKAVSRSSKAGLQFPVGRIARYLKTGKYAERVGAGAPVYLSAVLEYLAAEVLELAGNAARDNKKNRIVPRHIQLAVRNDEELSRLLGAVTIAAGGVLPNIHQTLLPKKAGGKDKAEIGSASQEF